Proteins encoded by one window of Paenibacillus sp. DCT19:
- the htpG gene encoding molecular chaperone HtpG, with translation MAKKEFQAESKRLLDMMINSIYTQREIFLRELISNSSDAIDKIYYKALTDDSLVFNKEDYYIKLTIDKDNRTLTLTDTGIGMTQEELENNLGVIAKSGSLAFKKENEAKDGHNIIGQFGVGFYSAFMVADKLTVTSKTLGSDEAWRWESEGADGYTITPAEKDSVGTEIVLTIKQNTEEDSYDEFLEEYRLRSIIKKYSDFIRYPIKMDVTGQRPKEGTENEFEEYQEEQTVNSMVPIWRKNKSELTEEDYTNFYMEKRYGFDKPLKHLHISADGAVVYNAILFIPENTPFDYYTKEYEKGLELYSNGVLIMDKCGDLLPDYFGFVKGMVDSEDLSLNISREMLQHDRQLSLIAKNIKNKIKSQLQSLLKDERENYERFYQAFGRQLKYGVYSDYGVNKDTLQDLLLFSSSKEKKLVSLDEYVSRMPEDQKYIYYASGESIERIEKLPQIEGVLDKGYEVLYFTDDIDEFAIKMITNYKEKEFKSISSGDLGIEDSADKEETEAQDNDNKELFEAMQAQLAGKVKAVKASKRLRSHPVCLSTEGELTIEMEKILKAMPNSENVQADKVLEINVNHDVFKSLKDAFAQDKEKLSLYTSLLYHQALLIEGLPIQDPVEFTNDICKVMV, from the coding sequence ATGGCTAAGAAAGAATTCCAAGCAGAATCCAAGCGTTTGCTAGATATGATGATCAACTCTATTTACACGCAAAGAGAAATCTTTTTGAGAGAACTGATCTCCAACTCCAGTGACGCGATTGACAAAATATATTACAAAGCCCTCACAGATGACTCACTCGTGTTCAACAAAGAGGACTACTACATTAAGCTGACCATCGACAAAGATAATCGCACGCTGACCCTGACCGATACCGGTATTGGTATGACTCAGGAAGAGCTGGAGAATAACCTCGGTGTTATCGCTAAGAGTGGTTCCCTCGCGTTCAAGAAGGAAAATGAAGCTAAAGATGGACATAATATCATCGGACAATTCGGGGTTGGTTTCTACTCCGCATTTATGGTGGCAGACAAGCTGACCGTGACAAGTAAAACACTGGGTAGTGATGAAGCATGGAGATGGGAATCCGAAGGTGCGGATGGATATACGATTACACCAGCAGAGAAGGATTCTGTAGGAACCGAGATCGTCCTGACGATCAAGCAAAATACCGAAGAAGATTCATATGACGAGTTCCTGGAAGAGTACCGCCTGAGATCCATCATCAAGAAATACTCTGACTTCATTCGTTACCCAATCAAGATGGATGTGACGGGACAACGTCCGAAGGAAGGTACAGAGAACGAATTCGAGGAATACCAAGAAGAACAAACCGTCAACAGCATGGTGCCGATCTGGCGTAAAAATAAAAGCGAGCTGACCGAAGAAGATTACACGAACTTCTATATGGAGAAGCGCTACGGTTTTGACAAACCGCTGAAGCACCTGCACATTAGCGCGGATGGCGCAGTGGTATACAATGCAATCTTGTTTATTCCAGAGAACACGCCGTTTGATTATTATACGAAAGAGTATGAAAAAGGCCTTGAGCTTTACTCCAACGGTGTATTGATCATGGACAAGTGCGGCGACCTGCTGCCGGATTACTTCGGTTTTGTTAAAGGTATGGTGGATTCCGAGGATCTGTCTCTGAACATCTCTCGTGAGATGCTACAACATGACCGTCAGCTCAGCCTGATTGCAAAAAATATCAAAAACAAAATTAAGAGCCAACTGCAAAGCTTGCTCAAGGACGAGCGTGAAAACTACGAGAGGTTCTACCAAGCATTTGGACGTCAGTTGAAATATGGCGTATATAGCGACTATGGTGTGAACAAAGATACTTTGCAGGATCTGCTGCTGTTCTCTTCTTCGAAAGAGAAGAAGCTGGTTAGCTTGGATGAGTATGTCTCCAGAATGCCGGAAGACCAGAAGTATATCTACTATGCATCTGGTGAATCAATCGAACGGATCGAGAAGCTGCCACAGATTGAGGGTGTACTCGACAAAGGCTACGAAGTGCTCTACTTCACGGACGATATCGACGAATTTGCGATCAAGATGATCACGAACTACAAAGAAAAAGAATTCAAATCCATCTCCAGCGGTGACCTTGGCATCGAAGACAGTGCGGACAAAGAAGAAACAGAAGCACAGGACAACGATAACAAAGAGTTGTTTGAAGCGATGCAAGCACAGCTCGCAGGCAAAGTAAAAGCGGTTAAAGCTTCGAAACGTCTGAGAAGCCACCCGGTATGTCTATCCACTGAGGGCGAGCTTACCATTGAGATGGAGAAAATCTTGAAAGCTATGCCTAACAGTGAAAATGTACAAGCAGATAAAGTGCTGGAGATCAACGTGAACCACGATGTCTTCAAATCGTTGAAAGATGCATTTGCACAAGATAAAGAAAAACTGAGCTTGTACACAAGTCTGTTATACCACCAAGCCCTGCTGATTGAAGGTTTGCCAATTCAAGATCCAGTTGAATTTACAAATGATATCTGCAAAGTGATGGTGTAA
- a CDS encoding MarR family winged helix-turn-helix transcriptional regulator — protein sequence MLILQKIIRDGEQRLGDLAEQMDFTSGAITALSDKLESAGYTVRRRKEDDRRTVLLDITAKGREMVARNNNIGDRCITLLFQGFTVEELEQQSRFYERIFANLEGFSETLLGLAEQNADAPSPVDQEQKPARNSEKNYLSY from the coding sequence ATGCTCATTCTACAAAAGATCATTCGTGATGGTGAGCAGCGACTTGGCGATCTGGCAGAACAGATGGATTTTACCTCAGGTGCAATCACTGCACTGAGCGACAAGCTGGAAAGCGCCGGGTATACAGTTCGCCGCCGTAAGGAGGATGATCGCCGCACGGTATTGTTGGATATTACCGCCAAAGGGCGGGAGATGGTGGCTCGCAACAACAACATCGGTGATCGATGTATTACGCTTCTGTTTCAAGGGTTCACGGTAGAGGAGCTGGAACAACAGAGCCGTTTCTATGAACGGATATTTGCCAATCTGGAGGGATTCTCCGAAACGTTGCTGGGGCTGGCAGAACAGAATGCGGATGCTCCATCACCTGTGGATCAGGAACAGAAGCCAGCGCGAAACAGTGAGAAAAATTATTTGAGTTATTAA
- a CDS encoding aryl-sulfate sulfotransferase: MGHSTIYPTGATVFQPDKAWSGYTIFQAGDEGVVLIDMNGREVRLWKGLIGFPAKLFPGGYVLGSTGRRDPKFGIQDNLDLVQVDWDGNIVWRYDGYEHIEDPGYEPLWYARQHHDYQREGNPVGYYAPGLVPKIGSGTTLILSHKNVNNPNISDKPLLDDTILEVDWQGNIIWEWAANEHFEELGFDEAARNVLFRDPNSRSFGHLGGGVGDWLHINSASYVGPNRFYDAGDERFHPDNIIWDAREANIIAITDKRTGNIVWQLGPDYSRPEVKHIGWIIGQHHAHIIPKGLPGEGNLLVFDNGGWAGYGLPNPASPIGLKSAVRDHSRVLEIDPVTLEIIWQYTPAEAGFSVPTDSYKFYSPYISSAQRLANGNTLITEGSNGRLFEVTREHELVWEYISPYWNGRNTNMVYRSYRVPYSWVPQLDRPEETAIEQIDVENYRVPGAAPKGAESVVSVIATLPFVEEAACVTTSHDLKSDKDNHTND; the protein is encoded by the coding sequence ATGGGACACTCAACTATTTACCCGACAGGGGCAACGGTATTTCAACCAGACAAAGCATGGAGTGGGTATACAATCTTTCAGGCAGGGGATGAAGGGGTTGTTTTGATCGACATGAACGGTAGAGAAGTCCGTCTGTGGAAAGGATTGATCGGTTTTCCGGCCAAATTATTCCCGGGTGGCTACGTGCTTGGAAGCACTGGACGCAGAGATCCGAAGTTTGGTATTCAGGATAACCTGGATCTGGTACAGGTGGATTGGGACGGTAACATCGTCTGGAGATACGACGGATATGAACACATTGAAGACCCTGGTTATGAGCCGCTCTGGTATGCAAGGCAGCATCATGACTATCAGCGGGAAGGTAATCCGGTGGGTTATTATGCCCCAGGTTTGGTACCGAAGATCGGTAGTGGTACCACACTGATTCTGTCTCACAAAAACGTGAATAATCCGAACATATCGGATAAGCCGTTGCTAGATGATACGATCCTCGAAGTGGATTGGCAGGGCAATATCATATGGGAATGGGCGGCAAACGAGCATTTCGAGGAACTGGGCTTCGACGAAGCGGCACGCAATGTGTTATTCCGTGATCCCAACTCTCGATCCTTCGGTCATCTGGGAGGGGGCGTGGGAGACTGGCTGCATATCAACTCCGCTTCGTATGTTGGGCCAAACCGCTTCTATGATGCCGGGGACGAACGTTTCCATCCGGATAACATTATCTGGGATGCACGCGAAGCTAATATTATTGCCATTACCGACAAACGCACAGGTAATATCGTCTGGCAGCTCGGGCCAGATTACTCCCGACCAGAGGTGAAGCATATCGGATGGATCATCGGTCAGCACCATGCCCACATTATCCCGAAAGGTCTTCCTGGTGAAGGTAACCTGCTTGTGTTCGACAACGGGGGTTGGGCTGGATATGGTCTGCCGAACCCGGCTTCTCCGATTGGATTGAAATCAGCGGTGCGTGATCATTCCCGGGTACTGGAGATTGATCCAGTCACGTTGGAGATCATCTGGCAGTATACCCCGGCAGAAGCAGGCTTCTCGGTGCCAACGGATTCATATAAATTTTATAGTCCATATATCAGCTCTGCTCAACGACTTGCGAACGGTAATACACTTATCACGGAAGGTTCGAATGGACGTCTGTTCGAGGTAACGCGTGAGCATGAACTAGTTTGGGAATATATCTCGCCGTATTGGAATGGTCGGAACACCAACATGGTGTATCGTTCTTACCGTGTTCCTTATAGCTGGGTTCCGCAGTTGGACAGACCAGAAGAAACAGCGATTGAGCAGATTGATGTCGAGAATTATCGTGTCCCGGGAGCTGCACCAAAAGGGGCTGAATCCGTCGTCAGTGTTATAGCGACACTACCATTCGTCGAAGAAGCCGCTTGCGTGACGACCTCACATGATCTGAAATCTGATAAAGACAACCATACGAATGACTAG
- a CDS encoding ABC transporter substrate-binding protein — protein MKRSLIHSSIMLLVTTMLILSGCASGGESGAQTGNASAEGKKIKIRIADTASNPTFRIAIEKGFFAEQGIDAESMIFGTPAEGVNALFINQIDIAYGADFPVLNALSKGDYSVIASAGQATDYAAESWKLYVSNDIQSAADLKGKKVSFLRGTFIPYLWDEYLKENGVALQDVTQVGQGSFDETYIALKQGDLDAAWVVGSALTDKFDALDNVHQLSDMSKTSVRLGMGLVASDAFISENPEIIGGFLKALNQASEYVQANPEEVADLQYKLTKQPKEATLKDIPINPWVVGFTQVAYDSLDKQKQYMVDNGIIQQDFELASKLKLEPLSKVLPDQVTFGK, from the coding sequence GTGAAAAGATCATTGATCCATTCATCCATTATGCTTTTAGTTACGACTATGCTTATACTTTCCGGTTGTGCATCGGGAGGGGAGAGCGGGGCACAGACCGGAAATGCTAGTGCTGAAGGGAAGAAAATAAAAATCAGGATTGCCGATACGGCAAGTAATCCGACGTTTCGTATTGCGATCGAGAAAGGATTTTTTGCGGAGCAGGGCATTGACGCTGAAAGTATGATTTTCGGAACGCCTGCTGAAGGGGTGAACGCCTTGTTCATCAATCAGATCGATATTGCTTATGGTGCGGATTTTCCGGTCTTAAACGCTCTCTCCAAAGGTGACTATTCCGTCATCGCTTCGGCTGGGCAAGCAACGGATTATGCGGCGGAGTCATGGAAGTTGTATGTGAGTAACGACATTCAATCCGCTGCCGATCTAAAAGGGAAAAAGGTGAGCTTTTTGAGAGGTACCTTCATTCCATACCTATGGGATGAGTACCTGAAGGAGAACGGTGTGGCATTGCAGGATGTAACGCAGGTGGGGCAGGGTTCTTTTGACGAGACATACATTGCACTCAAACAAGGTGATCTGGATGCTGCCTGGGTTGTAGGATCGGCGTTGACCGACAAATTCGATGCGCTGGACAACGTGCATCAGCTATCGGACATGTCAAAAACCTCAGTGCGACTAGGTATGGGACTTGTTGCGAGTGATGCATTCATTTCGGAGAATCCTGAAATAATTGGCGGGTTCCTGAAGGCACTCAATCAAGCTTCAGAGTATGTGCAGGCTAACCCAGAAGAAGTGGCTGACTTGCAATACAAGTTAACGAAACAGCCAAAAGAAGCGACTTTGAAGGATATCCCGATTAATCCTTGGGTTGTTGGTTTCACTCAAGTGGCCTATGACAGCCTTGACAAGCAAAAGCAGTATATGGTCGATAATGGAATCATTCAGCAGGATTTCGAGCTTGCAAGTAAATTGAAGTTGGAGCCGTTAAGCAAGGTGCTGCCGGATCAGGTCACTTTTGGGAAGTAG
- a CDS encoding ABC transporter ATP-binding protein: protein MSTSATISAIEIEQLRKSYNDGTAGDVHYIIKDVNLVIRGGEFFVLLGPSGCGKSTLLNMVAGFISKSSGQLKVNASEIVKPGKDRAMVFQQADSSLFPWLTVRQNVEFGLRMAHVPKVDRKAISDRFIAMVGLNGHESKFPKELSGGMKQRVQLARVLANDPAILLMDEPFGALDAMTRRTMQKELVNIWRETNKTVIFVTHDIQEALLLGERIGIMSVGPSSNITDIYDVNLPYPRNIASEELGVLYERIGSHFEK from the coding sequence ATGTCAACATCTGCGACGATATCGGCAATTGAGATCGAACAGCTTCGTAAAAGCTATAACGATGGTACAGCTGGCGATGTTCATTACATTATCAAAGACGTGAATCTGGTTATCAGGGGAGGCGAATTCTTTGTCCTGTTGGGGCCAAGTGGTTGCGGCAAATCAACGTTGCTCAACATGGTAGCCGGTTTTATTTCCAAATCAAGCGGACAACTGAAAGTTAATGCGAGTGAAATCGTGAAGCCGGGTAAAGACCGAGCCATGGTGTTTCAACAGGCAGATTCTTCGCTGTTTCCATGGTTAACTGTGAGGCAGAATGTGGAGTTCGGGCTGCGTATGGCACATGTACCTAAGGTGGATCGGAAGGCGATCTCAGATCGGTTTATCGCGATGGTTGGTTTGAATGGTCACGAATCCAAATTCCCCAAGGAACTTTCAGGCGGCATGAAACAACGAGTTCAGCTCGCACGGGTGCTTGCTAACGACCCGGCGATTCTGTTGATGGATGAACCATTTGGAGCGCTCGACGCGATGACGCGCAGGACGATGCAGAAGGAATTGGTCAATATCTGGCGGGAGACGAACAAAACGGTTATTTTCGTGACCCATGACATTCAGGAAGCGTTGCTGCTCGGTGAGCGGATCGGCATCATGTCAGTGGGGCCTTCCTCCAACATTACGGACATCTATGACGTGAATTTGCCCTACCCGCGCAATATCGCCTCAGAGGAACTGGGAGTCCTATACGAGCGGATTGGCAGCCATTTTGAGAAATAG
- a CDS encoding ABC transporter permease, which yields MTWLERKWITVPILWLVVIGIWQIGALIYGSDVVPGPWATLLGAKELIADGTLVQYIGISFQRVLIGWVLGSLIAIPIGLLIGQVHIIRVFAEPFLNFIRFIPPIAFITLFLVWFGIGEQSKIALIMYATFFIVILNTLTGVLAVEEDKIRSARSMGASEWQILLHVVVPATTPYIFTGVRLAMGTSYMAIIGAEMIASNEGVGYLIWNSRLFFRTDWIFVGLICLGFMGFTTDRLFNLFGRKVLGRYGISNAPAWKR from the coding sequence ATGACATGGTTGGAGCGTAAATGGATTACAGTTCCAATATTATGGTTGGTTGTTATCGGTATTTGGCAGATTGGTGCGTTGATCTACGGATCAGACGTTGTTCCAGGGCCATGGGCGACATTACTTGGAGCCAAGGAGTTAATAGCCGATGGTACGTTAGTGCAGTATATTGGCATCAGCTTTCAGCGCGTGTTGATTGGATGGGTTCTCGGCAGCCTGATTGCTATTCCGATTGGTCTGCTGATCGGTCAGGTACATATCATCCGTGTGTTTGCAGAGCCATTCCTGAATTTTATCCGCTTCATTCCACCTATCGCGTTCATTACGTTGTTTCTGGTCTGGTTCGGAATCGGAGAACAATCGAAGATTGCCCTGATTATGTATGCGACCTTTTTTATTGTAATTCTTAATACATTAACTGGTGTGCTTGCTGTAGAAGAAGATAAAATCCGTTCAGCCCGCAGCATGGGGGCGAGTGAATGGCAGATATTGCTTCACGTGGTTGTGCCGGCAACGACGCCGTACATTTTTACCGGAGTAAGGCTAGCTATGGGGACGTCCTACATGGCGATCATCGGAGCGGAAATGATTGCTTCCAATGAAGGTGTCGGTTACCTGATCTGGAATTCGCGTTTATTCTTTCGCACAGACTGGATCTTTGTCGGCTTAATCTGCCTGGGGTTCATGGGATTTACTACCGACAGATTGTTCAACTTATTTGGGCGCAAGGTGTTAGGTAGGTACGGTATATCGAATGCACCAGCGTGGAAAAGGTAA
- a CDS encoding MsnO8 family LLM class oxidoreductase — translation MDIRASHPTHLGVLDLVPRLNGVSAEHALQQAVTLAQHAEEWGYLRYWTSEHHDMEELASASPEVLLAHVGARTSSIRLGSGAVLLPHYSALKVAESFRLLASLYPGRVELGLGRAPGGGPHATMALSGNYLQHVSKLPDKLEALTALLEDRYTYEEHEVQARPVPEHPLSLWMLGTNVKSAEFAARFGMGYVFGQFMSEADGTEAVRRYREGFVPSVHRTEPEVMVAVSVLCAEDEEQARSWSRQMEERRRASRAGNSSQSNGDESTPNPDAESSERHIAGTPEQVWEQMHRVSERLGADQLLIVTAGPDYERRLESYKLLAEYQKRFNL, via the coding sequence TTGGATATTCGCGCAAGTCATCCAACCCATCTGGGCGTGCTTGACTTAGTTCCAAGGTTAAACGGAGTTTCAGCAGAGCATGCATTGCAACAAGCGGTAACGCTCGCTCAACATGCTGAAGAATGGGGATATTTGCGTTACTGGACTTCGGAGCATCATGATATGGAAGAACTCGCTTCAGCATCACCAGAGGTGCTCCTTGCTCATGTTGGAGCAAGAACATCCTCAATTCGGCTGGGATCGGGTGCAGTGCTTCTGCCACATTATAGCGCACTCAAGGTAGCTGAGTCGTTCCGCTTGCTTGCATCACTTTATCCTGGACGGGTAGAGCTGGGCCTGGGAAGGGCGCCTGGTGGTGGGCCTCATGCTACGATGGCACTGAGTGGTAACTATCTGCAGCATGTATCCAAGCTGCCTGATAAGCTGGAAGCACTCACTGCACTCCTTGAGGATCGCTATACCTATGAGGAGCATGAGGTACAAGCGCGACCTGTTCCAGAGCATCCGTTATCGCTGTGGATGCTCGGCACGAATGTGAAGAGTGCTGAGTTTGCTGCCCGTTTTGGTATGGGATATGTATTTGGTCAATTCATGAGTGAGGCAGATGGAACAGAGGCTGTGCGGCGATACCGGGAAGGCTTTGTGCCGAGTGTCCATCGAACCGAGCCGGAAGTGATGGTGGCTGTGAGTGTTCTATGTGCGGAGGATGAGGAGCAAGCGCGAAGCTGGAGTCGTCAGATGGAAGAGCGACGCAGGGCTAGTAGAGCAGGTAATTCTTCACAGAGTAACGGTGATGAGAGCACTCCTAATCCAGATGCAGAATCATCAGAACGGCATATCGCCGGGACACCTGAGCAAGTGTGGGAGCAGATGCACCGAGTGAGCGAACGCTTGGGTGCGGATCAGTTGCTCATTGTTACGGCAGGGCCTGACTATGAACGGAGATTGGAATCCTACAAACTTCTCGCGGAATATCAGAAAAGGTTCAACCTATAA
- a CDS encoding methyl-accepting chemotaxis protein, translated as MFSRFKIKSIGLRISIAFYLLILCLILLSVTIITRMNSMEANTNEITGNWMPSIQQINRINYTTEHVLSLSYRHFDAQAADKTGLAEERTQYIRETAQAIKIYDQQPKAPEEKEHWDAFKSKWEAYLKINTQSIKLSDEGQEQLAKEVSEKGADSFDAMQVDLDYLVEYNQNQSDLSAAQTIRSVQDGRMIIIIGVLIMIVITVITIPIIRSQVVKPLLRVISAVKLIAEGQLNVQDIHTKHQDEVGVLAKAVNDMKGNLTSMVLNVRRVAEAVNRQSSELAISSEEVKIGSSQIALTMEESAKAAESQAETAVQSARTVEELNEHIQQHTEQGKQLRIMSDLVLEQGLNGRKAMELSVQQMKQIAGSVSSSMDKMEQLDRKNEDISKLVQVIHDIARQTNLLALNASIEAARAGESGRGFAVVAAEVRKLSEAVQTSVEEITTITQDIQQDSQGVVAELRTGVQETERGQEQFLQTGSVFKNINESVEGMVQVIGTMTDGLEGMQEASGRMNDFSQQISAVSEQSAASVEEVSASAEEQVSSMETISGSIQNLKELSDDLLTSIEKLKI; from the coding sequence ATGTTCAGCAGATTCAAGATCAAGAGTATTGGTCTGCGTATCAGCATCGCGTTCTATCTGTTAATCCTCTGTTTAATTCTTCTGAGCGTGACCATCATCACCCGAATGAATTCGATGGAAGCCAACACTAACGAAATAACGGGTAACTGGATGCCCTCCATTCAGCAGATTAATCGAATCAATTATACGACAGAGCATGTTTTGTCACTGAGCTACCGTCATTTCGATGCACAGGCAGCGGACAAAACGGGACTAGCTGAAGAGCGTACTCAGTATATTCGTGAAACGGCTCAGGCTATCAAGATATATGATCAACAGCCGAAAGCTCCAGAGGAGAAGGAACATTGGGATGCCTTCAAATCCAAATGGGAAGCTTATCTCAAAATTAACACACAATCCATCAAGCTGAGCGATGAAGGGCAAGAGCAGCTAGCGAAGGAAGTATCGGAGAAGGGTGCCGATTCGTTTGATGCTATGCAGGTTGATCTGGATTACCTGGTGGAGTACAACCAAAATCAATCAGATTTATCCGCGGCTCAAACTATTCGTTCTGTGCAAGATGGTCGTATGATTATCATTATTGGAGTACTGATTATGATCGTAATTACCGTAATTACTATTCCGATTATCCGTTCCCAGGTTGTTAAACCTTTGCTTCGCGTCATTAGTGCAGTGAAATTGATCGCCGAAGGGCAATTGAACGTTCAAGACATACATACGAAACATCAGGATGAAGTCGGCGTTCTGGCTAAGGCAGTCAATGATATGAAAGGTAACCTGACTTCCATGGTGCTGAATGTAAGACGAGTTGCAGAAGCGGTGAACCGTCAGAGCAGTGAACTAGCGATTTCCTCGGAAGAGGTTAAGATCGGTAGTAGTCAAATTGCACTCACGATGGAAGAGTCTGCGAAGGCGGCTGAGAGTCAGGCGGAAACGGCCGTGCAGTCTGCACGTACGGTTGAGGAACTGAATGAGCATATTCAGCAGCATACAGAACAAGGGAAACAGCTACGAATCATGTCGGATCTTGTGTTAGAACAGGGCTTGAATGGACGCAAGGCGATGGAACTATCCGTACAGCAGATGAAGCAAATCGCAGGTTCTGTCTCCAGCTCTATGGATAAGATGGAGCAGTTGGATCGCAAAAATGAAGATATCTCGAAGCTGGTACAAGTAATCCATGATATTGCGCGTCAGACGAATCTGCTTGCGTTGAATGCTTCTATTGAGGCAGCACGTGCGGGAGAGAGTGGCAGAGGGTTTGCTGTCGTTGCAGCTGAGGTTCGCAAATTATCGGAGGCTGTACAGACTTCGGTAGAAGAGATTACAACGATTACCCAAGATATCCAGCAGGACTCCCAAGGCGTTGTGGCTGAGTTGAGAACTGGCGTTCAGGAGACGGAACGTGGTCAGGAGCAATTCCTGCAAACGGGAAGTGTGTTTAAGAACATCAATGAGTCGGTTGAGGGCATGGTTCAGGTGATTGGAACGATGACCGATGGGCTCGAAGGCATGCAGGAAGCTAGCGGGCGTATGAATGACTTCAGCCAACAGATCTCGGCTGTATCGGAACAATCTGCGGCGAGTGTCGAGGAGGTATCGGCATCGGCGGAAGAGCAAGTTAGTTCAATGGAAACGATTAGTGGTAGTATTCAGAATTTGAAGGAACTGTCCGATGACCTGCTCACCTCCATTGAGAAATTAAAAATATAA
- a CDS encoding TRM11 family methyltransferase — protein sequence MATVLDESNREFSAKGSYLYTFASHENERDLCMFELEVLLRHTSEIHSISGAYVRSEINIPPGRSPFIRGKLEVYAEADSIIELLPFASEIKLLPEETFKVFCLKEGDETPDYESARKLERQVGMCIQGKAQMKEPKVTFGLIHAGGKWILGRWTEADRSWQNRRNKPQNYSTGFGVALARSLVNIAIPDIQDHRLLDPCCGMGTVVIEALSMGIEASGNDLNPLAVQGARVNLPAYGYDAACITLGDMNDLQGTYDAAILDMPYNLCSVLPGDEQRAMLTSLRRLTGRAVVVSTEWVENHLLSAGWKVERYCKVSKGTFIRHIWLCT from the coding sequence ATGGCTACTGTTTTGGACGAATCGAATCGTGAATTTTCCGCAAAAGGAAGTTATCTGTACACCTTTGCCTCCCACGAGAATGAACGTGATTTATGTATGTTTGAACTGGAAGTTCTGCTGCGTCACACTTCAGAAATTCATTCCATCTCTGGGGCGTATGTCAGATCGGAAATCAACATTCCACCTGGAAGAAGCCCGTTTATCCGCGGCAAGTTAGAAGTGTATGCTGAGGCGGACTCAATCATTGAGCTACTGCCGTTCGCTTCAGAGATTAAGCTGCTGCCGGAGGAGACTTTTAAAGTCTTTTGTCTGAAAGAAGGAGACGAAACGCCAGACTATGAATCTGCTCGAAAATTAGAGAGACAAGTCGGGATGTGCATTCAGGGTAAAGCGCAGATGAAGGAACCGAAAGTGACTTTCGGCCTAATCCATGCTGGTGGAAAATGGATCTTGGGGCGGTGGACAGAAGCCGATCGTTCCTGGCAAAATCGCCGCAACAAACCGCAAAATTATTCAACCGGATTCGGTGTAGCTTTAGCTAGATCACTTGTAAATATTGCAATTCCAGACATTCAGGATCATCGGTTGCTTGATCCATGCTGCGGTATGGGAACGGTCGTTATCGAGGCACTGTCCATGGGGATTGAAGCCAGTGGCAATGACCTGAACCCTCTCGCTGTGCAAGGTGCACGTGTTAACCTTCCAGCTTACGGATATGACGCGGCATGTATAACTTTAGGTGACATGAATGATTTGCAAGGCACGTATGATGCAGCCATTTTGGACATGCCCTATAATCTATGTTCTGTTCTTCCAGGTGATGAGCAACGAGCGATGCTCACAAGTCTAAGACGATTGACTGGACGAGCAGTAGTCGTCTCTACAGAATGGGTGGAGAACCATCTATTATCTGCAGGCTGGAAGGTGGAACGCTACTGCAAGGTGAGTAAAGGTACGTTTATACGTCATATCTGGTTGTGCACTTAA